From the Pedobacter cryoconitis genome, one window contains:
- a CDS encoding DUF4374 domain-containing protein encodes MYSIKQLFKTTLFAGLALAAVSCSKDKGTDTPAVGSGDHVYTLGLGIDGTGGTTNYVAQASDLMSGTINAKAALLQTGYRDYAFGGSTFFSIGGLGVTDANAITLGSDNKLVSKTGLTFETDNSELVNVDANTMVGASFPSSSTVGLNAKFYTLNIASNTLSNKAEVPMNKLFSKDWLFYTGMQVRGNQLFQTFYPVNQTTYATLYTDTNYVAVYSYPGFVLQKVIKDTRTGPSGAFNTRSGIVQTESGDLYTISNSSFANGYSQSTKPAGILRIKAGATDFDPTYFFNTDTAPNGGKIAHAKYIGNGLIFAAITTQVPVLADRWSDNYLRLAIINLTNNTITLVANAPVFKGNGGRSFAALLDGGKVYTALSSGGVVNIYQVDVASATAVKGAVVEATFVGGIAKMK; translated from the coding sequence ATGTATTCAATTAAACAACTATTTAAAACAACCCTTTTTGCAGGGTTAGCGCTTGCCGCTGTTTCTTGTAGTAAAGATAAAGGTACTGACACACCAGCTGTAGGTAGTGGTGATCATGTTTATACTTTAGGACTAGGTATTGATGGTACCGGGGGAACAACAAATTATGTAGCACAGGCGAGTGACCTGATGAGCGGCACAATTAATGCAAAAGCGGCTTTATTACAAACGGGATATCGTGATTATGCTTTTGGTGGTTCTACGTTTTTTAGTATTGGAGGCCTTGGTGTAACTGATGCTAATGCAATTACATTAGGTTCAGATAATAAACTGGTTTCAAAAACGGGGCTTACTTTTGAAACTGATAACAGTGAGCTGGTCAATGTGGATGCAAACACAATGGTTGGCGCGTCATTCCCTTCATCAAGTACAGTAGGGCTGAATGCGAAATTTTATACCTTGAATATTGCTTCCAATACTTTGTCTAACAAGGCTGAGGTTCCTATGAACAAGCTTTTCTCTAAAGACTGGTTGTTTTACACTGGGATGCAGGTAAGAGGGAATCAATTATTCCAGACATTTTATCCGGTTAACCAGACTACGTATGCAACACTTTATACAGATACAAATTATGTAGCTGTATATTCTTACCCTGGTTTTGTATTACAAAAAGTTATCAAAGATACCCGTACAGGACCTTCAGGTGCATTCAATACCAGATCTGGTATTGTTCAGACAGAAAGTGGAGATCTTTATACCATTTCTAACAGCAGTTTTGCCAATGGTTACAGTCAGTCTACTAAGCCGGCAGGTATTTTAAGAATTAAAGCAGGTGCAACTGATTTTGACCCAACTTATTTCTTCAACACGGATACAGCACCTAATGGTGGTAAAATTGCACATGCTAAATATATCGGTAATGGCTTGATATTCGCAGCAATCACTACTCAGGTCCCTGTTTTAGCTGACCGCTGGAGTGACAATTATTTAAGACTGGCTATTATCAATCTGACCAATAACACAATTACTTTAGTTGCGAATGCACCTGTTTTCAAAGGAAATGGTGGCAGAAGTTTCGCAGCATTATTGGATGGTGGAAAGGTTTATACGGCACTAAGTTCTGGTGGGGTGGTTAACATTTACCAGGTTGATGTAGCTAGTGCTACTGCTGTTAAAGGAGCAGTTGTAGAAGCTACTTTTGTAGGTGGTATTGCAAAAATGAAATAA
- a CDS encoding TIM barrel protein translates to MEIEKYQIDAHNQELETEHQRRFDFAAAENPQVESIISKLIQFQIGIPSWALGTGGTRFGRFSGGGEPRSLEEKIEDIGLIHRLNQSSGAVSLHIPWDKTEDYEGVKRLAHHHGLRFDAMNSNTFQDQPGQAHSYKFGSLQHVNKAVRKQAIAHNIEVIRQGVAFGSDALTVWLADGSCFPGQLNFRKAFQNTLESLEEIYAALPEKWKLFVEYKAFEPNFYSTTVGDWGQSLLFASKLGPKAYTLVDLGHHLPNANIEQIVSLLLMEGKLGGFHFNDSKYGDDDLTAGSMKPYQLFLIFNELIEGMDAKGIDHATGLGWMIDASHNVKDPLEDLLQSVEAIMLAYTQALLVDKEALSIAQQENDTVRCQEILQNAFRTDARAIVQEARLRSGGAAKPLALYRQLKVREKLIAARGAKTIATGL, encoded by the coding sequence ATGGAAATAGAAAAATATCAGATAGATGCGCACAACCAGGAGCTGGAAACTGAACATCAGCGCAGATTCGATTTTGCGGCGGCAGAAAATCCGCAGGTTGAAAGTATAATTTCTAAGTTGATCCAATTCCAGATTGGGATTCCAAGCTGGGCACTAGGGACTGGTGGAACACGTTTCGGCCGCTTTTCTGGCGGGGGGGAACCACGTAGCCTGGAAGAGAAAATAGAGGATATCGGGCTGATCCATCGGTTAAATCAATCAAGCGGGGCAGTTTCCCTGCATATCCCATGGGATAAAACTGAGGATTACGAAGGCGTTAAGAGACTAGCTCATCATCATGGGCTTCGTTTTGATGCGATGAACTCTAATACTTTTCAAGACCAGCCGGGTCAGGCACATAGTTATAAGTTCGGTTCTTTACAGCATGTCAATAAAGCGGTACGCAAACAGGCAATTGCACACAATATTGAAGTGATCCGTCAGGGTGTAGCCTTTGGGTCGGACGCGTTAACGGTCTGGCTGGCTGATGGCTCCTGTTTTCCGGGACAGTTAAATTTCAGAAAAGCCTTTCAGAATACCCTGGAAAGCCTGGAAGAAATTTATGCAGCTTTGCCAGAAAAATGGAAATTATTTGTGGAGTATAAGGCTTTTGAACCGAACTTTTATTCGACTACAGTTGGAGATTGGGGACAGTCTTTGTTATTCGCCAGTAAACTGGGGCCTAAAGCTTATACACTGGTTGATCTGGGTCATCATTTACCGAACGCAAATATTGAGCAGATTGTCTCTCTTTTACTGATGGAAGGCAAATTGGGTGGTTTTCACTTTAATGACTCGAAGTATGGAGACGATGATTTAACTGCGGGAAGTATGAAGCCATATCAATTGTTTCTTATTTTTAATGAATTGATAGAGGGGATGGATGCAAAAGGTATAGATCATGCTACAGGTTTAGGCTGGATGATTGACGCTTCGCACAACGTGAAAGATCCTTTAGAAGATTTGCTGCAATCTGTAGAAGCAATTATGCTGGCTTATACGCAGGCATTGCTGGTAGATAAAGAAGCTTTGTCTATAGCACAGCAGGAAAATGATACCGTTAGGTGTCAGGAGATTTTGCAAAATGCTTTCCGTACAGATGCACGCGCAATTGTACAGGAAGCAAGGTTAAGAAGTGGAGGAGCTGCGAAGCCTTTAGCGTTATACCGCCAGCTGAAAGTCAGAGAAAAGCTGATTGCAGCAAGGGGAGCGAAAACCATAGCAACAGGTTTATAA
- a CDS encoding FGGY-family carbohydrate kinase, with protein sequence MSAIPVIVVFDVGKTNKKIFLFDEDYKIVFERSARFIEMYDEDGDLCENLESLRLSVFDSLREILKRKEFEIKAINFSTYGASFVYIDEYGKPLAPLYNYLKAYPEELEASFYAAYGGRETISAETASPVLGSLNSGMQLYRIKKEKPDLYKQIRYALHLPQYLSYLVSGVEYSDLTSIGCHTQLWDFKQNDYHEWVKKEGLDQKLAPIASADQVFPSEFPGNQYQVGIGLHDSSAALIPYLINFHEPFVLISTGTWCITMNPFNTAALTPAELAQDCLCYLQYKGKPVKASRIFAGYEHEQQVKRIAAHFKQNIGRYRHMKYEANITEELLKVMKERQELDLPLGKESAFSKRDLASFPSDTFAYHQFILDLTLQQKASSSLVMANEKVKRIFVDGGFSKNTIYMNMLALLFPELEVFAASMAQATAIGTALAIHQCWNSKPIPNDLIELKYYTTHTNQEL encoded by the coding sequence ATGAGTGCAATTCCAGTTATTGTCGTTTTTGATGTAGGAAAAACTAATAAAAAGATTTTCCTCTTTGATGAAGACTATAAAATAGTTTTTGAACGCTCAGCCCGTTTTATAGAAATGTATGACGAGGATGGAGATCTGTGTGAAAACCTGGAAAGTTTAAGGCTTTCTGTTTTCGATTCTTTGCGAGAAATATTGAAGCGCAAAGAGTTTGAGATTAAGGCCATTAACTTCTCTACTTATGGGGCCAGTTTTGTATACATTGATGAATATGGAAAACCGCTGGCCCCGTTATATAATTATCTAAAGGCTTATCCTGAAGAACTGGAAGCTAGTTTTTATGCTGCTTATGGTGGCCGGGAAACTATTTCTGCGGAAACGGCTTCACCTGTTTTGGGGAGCCTTAATTCAGGGATGCAGTTGTACCGGATTAAAAAAGAAAAGCCGGATTTATATAAACAGATCAGGTATGCGCTGCATCTTCCTCAATACCTGAGTTATCTGGTTTCTGGTGTAGAATATTCAGATCTGACCAGTATTGGCTGCCATACGCAGCTTTGGGATTTTAAGCAAAATGATTACCATGAATGGGTTAAAAAGGAGGGACTAGATCAGAAATTAGCACCTATTGCCTCGGCCGACCAGGTATTTCCTTCGGAGTTTCCGGGCAATCAGTATCAGGTGGGCATTGGTTTGCATGATAGTTCTGCGGCATTGATCCCGTATCTGATTAACTTTCATGAACCATTTGTGCTGATTTCTACCGGAACGTGGTGTATCACAATGAACCCTTTTAATACCGCTGCACTTACCCCGGCAGAGCTGGCACAAGACTGTCTTTGTTATTTGCAATATAAAGGGAAACCTGTCAAAGCATCCCGGATTTTCGCAGGTTACGAGCATGAACAGCAGGTGAAACGTATTGCTGCTCATTTCAAGCAGAATATTGGCCGTTACCGGCATATGAAATATGAGGCAAATATCACTGAAGAGTTGCTGAAAGTGATGAAAGAAAGACAGGAACTGGATCTGCCTCTGGGTAAAGAGTCTGCTTTTTCTAAGCGTGATCTAGCCTCTTTTCCATCAGATACTTTTGCCTATCACCAGTTTATTCTGGACCTCACTTTACAACAAAAAGCATCTTCCAGCTTAGTGATGGCTAACGAAAAGGTAAAAAGGATTTTTGTAGATGGAGGTTTTAGCAAGAATACAATTTATATGAATATGTTAGCGCTATTGTTTCCTGAGCTGGAAGTTTTTGCTGCTTCTATGGCACAGGCTACAGCAATTGGGACTGCGCTGGCAATACATCAGTGCTGGAATAGCAAGCCAATTCCGAATGACCTGATTGAATTAAAATATTATACAACACATACGAACCAAGAATTATGA
- a CDS encoding HD domain-containing protein: protein MEQQQVQDIVDQIFGLYETLGGEEYGESVSMTMHMMQCAQLAQQAGEADEVVLAAFLHDIGHFLEGDEKMDIYGTQNHDDLGGRFLVDLGFPQRMADLVSSHVAAKKYLVYAEPAYYDALSEVSKITLEFQGGKMTAEEAAEFEKDPLLPLYVKIRKWDDLGKDADKPVLAEEIQLMKEKTHNYLMNL from the coding sequence ATGGAACAACAGCAAGTACAAGATATAGTAGATCAAATATTCGGTTTATATGAGACCCTTGGTGGGGAGGAATATGGTGAAAGTGTGAGTATGACGATGCATATGATGCAATGTGCACAACTCGCACAACAAGCTGGTGAAGCCGATGAAGTAGTACTTGCAGCTTTCCTTCATGATATCGGCCATTTTCTGGAAGGTGATGAAAAGATGGATATTTATGGTACGCAGAATCATGATGATCTGGGTGGCCGGTTTTTAGTAGATCTTGGTTTTCCGCAAAGGATGGCCGATCTGGTGTCAAGCCATGTTGCTGCGAAGAAATACCTGGTTTATGCGGAGCCCGCTTATTATGATGCACTTTCTGAAGTGAGTAAGATCACACTCGAATTCCAGGGTGGAAAAATGACTGCTGAAGAGGCTGCTGAATTTGAAAAAGATCCGCTGTTGCCCTTATATGTTAAAATACGGAAATGGGACGATCTGGGAAAGGACGCAGATAAACCAGTATTAGCTGAGGAAATTCAGCTGATGAAAGAAAAAACGCATAATTATTTGATGAACTTATAA
- a CDS encoding bifunctional aldolase/short-chain dehydrogenase, whose product MFDERDRFKHVSYLWDETEAAKLAGDEVALLLYRSNLLGADLRLTNYGGGNTSCKADAIDPLTGETTEIMWIKGSGGDIGTLKRNGLAALYADRLRALKNIYKGLDQEDEMVELFNHCIYDLNSKAPSIDTPLHGFLPFKHIDHLHPDAAIAIAAAKDGKQITHDLFKGKIGWVDWQKPGFDLGLQLKQCLDENPGIRGIMLGSHGLFTWGDTAYESYLNTLEVIEICADYLETNYGKKGPVFGGQKIASPQQPVRESQAALLSPILRGFCSSERHMIGHFTDDARVLEFINSNDLARLAPLGTSCPDHFLRTKISPLVLTLDAEEDLSDTERLKALLAPVFVAYREMYADYYQTCKHDNSPAMRDANPVIILYPGIGLFSFSKDKQTARVAAEFYINAINVMKGAEAISSYTSLPRQEAFNIEYWLLEEAKLQRMPKPKALTGKIALVTGSAGGIGKAIARKFVEEGAVVIVNDNDNGRLEQAAQEFSQLYGKDAYTTALLDVTQNEAIQDAFNTAALAFGGVDIVVNCAGLSISKPIEEHTDKDWDLLYDVLVKGQFKITQTAVIMMRKQAIGGDILNIVSKNALVSGPNNAGYGSAKAAQLHLSRLNAAELGKDQIRVNVVNPDAVISDSKIWEGDWAAGRAKAYGVKVEELPAFYAKRTLLDKIILPEDIANACLVFVGGLLNKSTGNVLNVDGGVAMAFVR is encoded by the coding sequence ATGTTCGACGAAAGAGATCGTTTTAAACACGTAAGTTATTTATGGGATGAAACAGAAGCTGCTAAGTTAGCAGGAGATGAGGTTGCTTTATTACTTTACCGTTCAAATTTATTAGGTGCAGATTTACGGCTTACCAATTATGGCGGTGGAAATACTTCGTGCAAAGCGGATGCAATTGATCCGCTAACCGGCGAGACTACCGAAATTATGTGGATCAAAGGTTCAGGAGGAGATATTGGTACATTAAAACGTAATGGTTTGGCTGCGTTATATGCAGACCGCCTCAGAGCTTTAAAAAATATCTACAAAGGTTTAGATCAGGAAGATGAAATGGTAGAGCTTTTTAACCATTGTATTTATGATTTAAACTCCAAAGCACCCTCAATTGATACACCTTTACATGGATTTCTCCCTTTTAAACATATTGACCACCTGCATCCTGATGCGGCAATTGCAATTGCAGCAGCGAAAGATGGAAAGCAGATTACGCACGATTTGTTTAAAGGTAAAATTGGCTGGGTAGACTGGCAGAAGCCTGGGTTTGACCTGGGATTACAATTGAAGCAGTGTCTGGACGAAAATCCGGGGATCCGCGGGATTATGCTGGGATCTCATGGGTTATTTACCTGGGGAGATACCGCTTATGAAAGTTACCTGAACACGCTGGAAGTCATAGAGATTTGTGCAGATTATCTGGAAACTAACTATGGAAAAAAAGGGCCTGTATTCGGTGGTCAGAAAATCGCTTCGCCTCAACAACCGGTAAGGGAAAGCCAGGCAGCGCTATTGTCACCAATCTTACGCGGATTTTGTTCTTCAGAGCGTCATATGATCGGGCACTTTACAGATGATGCCAGGGTATTGGAGTTTATCAACTCGAATGATCTGGCAAGACTTGCCCCACTGGGAACAAGTTGCCCGGACCACTTTTTACGCACCAAAATAAGTCCGCTGGTTTTAACGCTGGATGCAGAAGAAGATCTGAGCGATACAGAACGCCTTAAAGCTTTGCTTGCCCCGGTTTTTGTCGCTTACCGGGAAATGTATGCAGATTACTATCAAACATGTAAACATGATAACAGTCCGGCAATGCGGGATGCGAACCCGGTTATTATCCTTTATCCGGGAATTGGCCTGTTCTCTTTCTCCAAAGATAAACAGACTGCACGTGTGGCAGCAGAGTTTTATATCAATGCAATTAATGTGATGAAAGGCGCAGAAGCAATTTCCTCTTATACTTCATTGCCACGTCAGGAGGCATTTAATATCGAATACTGGCTGCTTGAAGAAGCAAAGCTGCAACGAATGCCAAAACCGAAAGCGTTAACAGGTAAAATTGCACTGGTTACTGGCAGCGCAGGAGGAATTGGTAAGGCGATCGCCAGAAAGTTTGTAGAGGAGGGGGCTGTAGTTATTGTCAATGACAATGATAACGGACGTTTAGAGCAAGCAGCTCAGGAGTTTAGCCAGTTATATGGAAAAGATGCTTATACAACCGCATTGCTGGATGTCACTCAGAACGAAGCGATACAGGATGCTTTTAATACAGCTGCGCTGGCTTTTGGCGGAGTAGATATTGTGGTCAATTGTGCTGGATTATCTATTTCAAAACCGATCGAAGAACATACCGATAAAGATTGGGATTTGTTATATGATGTGCTGGTCAAAGGGCAGTTTAAAATCACACAAACAGCTGTAATAATGATGCGCAAACAGGCAATTGGTGGAGATATCCTAAATATTGTCAGTAAAAATGCGTTAGTTTCAGGTCCTAATAATGCGGGATATGGATCAGCTAAAGCCGCACAACTTCACCTGAGCAGATTAAATGCTGCGGAATTAGGAAAAGATCAGATCAGGGTCAACGTAGTTAACCCGGATGCGGTAATTTCGGATAGTAAAATATGGGAAGGAGACTGGGCTGCCGGCCGTGCAAAAGCATACGGTGTCAAAGTAGAAGAATTGCCTGCTTTTTATGCAAAGAGAACTTTGCTGGATAAGATTATCCTTCCGGAAGATATTGCAAATGCTTGTTTAGTTTTTGTAGGTGGACTTTTAAATAAATCTACCGGGAATGTATTAAATGTAGACGGTGGCGTGGCTATGGCTTTCGTCAGATAA
- the rhaT gene encoding L-rhamnose/proton symporter RhaT encodes MQIIFGVIFHFIGGFASGSFYIPYKKVKGWAWESYWIVGGIFSWLIVPPLAAYLTIPDFAEIIKHTSAAIIGLTYFFGVLWGIGGLTFGLGVRYLGVSLGSSIILGMSSVFGALMPSIYYDFYPKAGKDTFTEIITSPWGQLVIIGLIVCIAGIIICGKAGMMKEKDLSAQKQTKESAEFKIGLGLTVAVISGILSSCFAFGIDAGKDMAHEANHLWKALHPGQGEFLFQNNVTYIVILWGGLTTNFIWCMLLNAKNKTFKDYTNKEAPLLKNYIFSALAGITWFLQFFFYGMGESKLGNGASSWILHMAFIILVANVWGLVLNEWKAVSKKTFRTVLVGIVFIIASILIVGYGNSIK; translated from the coding sequence ATGCAGATTATCTTTGGAGTTATATTCCATTTTATCGGGGGCTTTGCCTCTGGCAGCTTTTACATCCCTTATAAAAAAGTTAAGGGCTGGGCCTGGGAGAGCTACTGGATCGTTGGTGGGATCTTTTCCTGGCTGATTGTACCGCCTTTGGCAGCTTATTTAACCATTCCTGATTTTGCTGAAATTATCAAACATACCAGTGCTGCAATTATAGGATTAACTTATTTTTTTGGCGTATTGTGGGGAATAGGAGGGCTTACTTTCGGGCTTGGCGTACGCTATCTCGGGGTATCGTTAGGCAGCTCGATTATATTAGGGATGAGCTCTGTATTCGGCGCATTAATGCCCTCAATTTATTATGACTTTTATCCTAAAGCGGGCAAAGATACTTTTACTGAAATTATTACGAGTCCGTGGGGGCAACTGGTCATTATAGGTTTAATCGTTTGTATAGCAGGAATTATCATTTGCGGAAAAGCCGGAATGATGAAAGAAAAAGATCTTTCTGCACAGAAGCAGACCAAAGAAAGCGCTGAATTCAAAATAGGACTGGGTTTAACAGTGGCCGTAATTTCAGGCATACTCAGTTCTTGTTTCGCCTTTGGTATTGATGCAGGAAAGGATATGGCGCATGAAGCAAATCATTTGTGGAAAGCACTTCATCCGGGGCAGGGAGAATTCCTTTTCCAAAATAATGTAACTTATATCGTGATTTTATGGGGAGGCTTAACCACTAATTTTATCTGGTGTATGCTGCTGAATGCTAAAAATAAAACCTTCAAAGATTATACGAATAAAGAAGCCCCATTGCTTAAGAATTATATCTTTTCGGCATTAGCAGGGATCACCTGGTTTCTACAGTTCTTTTTTTACGGAATGGGCGAAAGCAAACTAGGCAATGGCGCGAGTTCATGGATTTTGCATATGGCCTTTATTATCCTGGTTGCCAATGTTTGGGGATTGGTACTGAATGAATGGAAAGCTGTATCAAAGAAAACATTCAGGACTGTGCTGGTTGGTATTGTATTTATTATCGCTTCTATCCTGATTGTAGGGTATGGAAATTCAATTAAATAG
- a CDS encoding alpha-L-rhamnosidase, with the protein MKLYQKISSSPSLFLIFGLSLSQLVFSQVAFSNEIVSPAGLQCEHLVNPIGIDAPKPRLSWLLSDARQGAKQTAYRVTVGTDSAALLQQKKVLWNTGKVSSAAALLLYNGDLLKPFTRYFWQVEVWDKDGKKGVAKIASFETGMVKMSNWKGTWISDRNDVNILPAPYFRKVFESPKKIKSARAYIAAAGLYELYLNGKKVGNHRLDPMYTRFDRRNLYVSYDVTANLQAGKNAIGVLLGNGWYNHQSLAVWNFDKAPWRARPAFCLDLRITYQDGSEETVTSDGSWKTHSGPLVFNSIYTAEHYDARLEQPGWNKVDFDASKWGDVTLRAAPSENIVSQAMHPIRSIETIPAVSVKKFNDTTYVFDLGRNIAGVSKIKVKGESGTIIQIKHGERLYPDGRLDLSNIDVYHRPKDKKDPFQTDILILNGKGDEEFMARFNYKGFQYVEVVSSKPVELKKESITGYFMHSDVPVAGQISSSNPLIDKLWWATNNSYLSNLYGYPTDCPQREKNGWTGDGHFAVETGLYNFDGITIYEKWLADHRDEQQPNGVLPDIIPTGGWGYGTANGTDWTSTIAIIPWDIYQFYGDSKLLEACYDNIKSYVNYVTQISPSGLTSYGRGDWVPVKSSSPLEYTSSVYYYVDAHILAKTAKLFGKTEDAQHYSALADKIKKAINDKYLNQSTGIYGSGLQTELSVALQWGIVPPELQDKVASNLAKRVAADGMHLDVGVLGAKAILNALSDHGQAETAYKLAAQDTYPSWGWWIVNGATTLYENWNIQAERDISLNHMMFGEIGGWFFKGLGGIKVDELQPGFKNVILAPNFVTGLTHFEASHDGPYGKIVSSWKRKGDAVIYDVTIPANSSSTISFPISDTQAVYYKGKKISRIYKTESGKYQFEIR; encoded by the coding sequence ATGAAGCTTTATCAGAAAATAAGTAGTAGCCCTTCCCTGTTTTTAATTTTTGGTTTGAGTTTAAGTCAGCTTGTTTTTAGTCAGGTTGCTTTTAGTAATGAAATTGTATCGCCGGCAGGCTTACAGTGTGAACATTTAGTCAATCCTATTGGCATTGATGCGCCAAAACCAAGGTTGTCGTGGTTGCTTTCTGATGCGCGGCAAGGCGCAAAGCAAACGGCTTACCGGGTAACAGTCGGTACAGATTCTGCTGCATTGCTTCAGCAAAAAAAGGTTTTGTGGAATACGGGAAAGGTTAGCTCTGCCGCCGCATTACTTCTTTATAATGGAGATTTATTAAAACCATTTACCAGGTATTTCTGGCAGGTAGAGGTCTGGGATAAAGATGGAAAAAAAGGGGTGGCTAAGATCGCCAGTTTTGAAACCGGAATGGTGAAAATGTCCAATTGGAAAGGGACGTGGATCAGTGACCGGAACGATGTGAATATATTACCTGCGCCGTATTTCAGAAAAGTGTTTGAGAGCCCGAAAAAGATAAAATCTGCCAGAGCATATATTGCAGCAGCAGGATTGTATGAATTATATCTGAATGGTAAAAAAGTTGGTAATCATCGTCTTGATCCGATGTATACCCGGTTTGACAGGAGGAATTTATATGTAAGTTATGACGTGACAGCCAATTTACAGGCTGGTAAAAATGCCATTGGTGTTTTACTTGGAAATGGTTGGTATAATCACCAGTCTTTAGCAGTATGGAATTTTGATAAAGCACCGTGGCGGGCAAGACCAGCGTTTTGCCTGGATCTGCGGATTACTTATCAGGATGGCTCTGAAGAAACCGTAACTTCTGATGGCAGCTGGAAAACACATAGCGGGCCATTGGTTTTTAACAGCATTTATACTGCTGAACATTATGATGCACGTTTGGAACAACCGGGATGGAATAAGGTAGATTTTGATGCCAGTAAATGGGGAGATGTGACCTTGCGTGCAGCACCTTCGGAAAATATTGTCAGCCAGGCGATGCACCCAATCCGTAGTATTGAAACTATTCCGGCAGTATCGGTGAAGAAGTTTAACGATACAACTTATGTTTTTGATCTGGGCAGAAATATCGCCGGGGTCAGCAAGATTAAAGTAAAAGGTGAAAGTGGAACAATAATACAGATTAAACACGGAGAAAGACTATATCCGGACGGCCGTCTTGATCTTTCCAATATTGATGTTTACCATCGTCCGAAAGATAAAAAAGATCCTTTTCAAACGGATATTTTAATCTTAAATGGTAAGGGGGACGAAGAATTTATGGCCAGGTTCAACTACAAAGGATTTCAATACGTAGAGGTGGTCAGCAGTAAGCCTGTGGAGTTGAAAAAGGAAAGTATTACCGGATATTTTATGCATAGTGATGTTCCGGTAGCTGGTCAGATCAGTTCTTCTAATCCTTTGATTGATAAGTTATGGTGGGCGACAAATAATTCTTACTTATCAAATTTATATGGTTATCCTACAGATTGCCCGCAACGGGAAAAGAATGGCTGGACCGGGGACGGACATTTTGCTGTAGAAACGGGTTTGTATAATTTTGACGGCATTACTATTTATGAGAAATGGCTTGCTGATCATCGGGACGAGCAGCAGCCGAATGGAGTATTGCCTGATATCATTCCTACAGGTGGATGGGGATATGGAACAGCCAACGGAACAGACTGGACGAGTACAATCGCTATTATTCCCTGGGATATTTACCAATTTTATGGGGATTCCAAATTATTAGAGGCTTGTTATGACAATATCAAGAGCTATGTGAATTATGTGACGCAAATTAGTCCTTCGGGGTTAACGAGTTATGGCAGAGGAGACTGGGTTCCTGTTAAGTCCTCTTCTCCTTTAGAATACACTTCTTCAGTTTATTATTATGTAGATGCTCATATTCTCGCCAAAACGGCAAAGCTGTTTGGTAAAACGGAGGATGCTCAACATTATAGTGCACTGGCTGATAAAATTAAAAAAGCTATCAATGATAAATATCTGAATCAATCTACCGGGATTTATGGTAGTGGTTTGCAAACGGAATTAAGTGTTGCGTTGCAGTGGGGGATAGTTCCACCAGAGCTTCAGGATAAAGTAGCTTCCAACCTGGCAAAAAGAGTGGCCGCAGACGGGATGCATCTTGATGTTGGTGTCTTGGGAGCTAAAGCAATTCTGAATGCATTGAGTGATCATGGTCAGGCAGAAACTGCTTACAAACTGGCTGCGCAGGATACTTATCCTTCATGGGGCTGGTGGATTGTTAATGGGGCAACCACGCTTTATGAGAATTGGAACATTCAAGCGGAACGCGATATTTCTTTAAATCACATGATGTTTGGAGAAATAGGTGGTTGGTTTTTCAAAGGTCTTGGCGGGATTAAAGTCGATGAATTACAACCGGGCTTTAAAAATGTGATCCTGGCGCCAAATTTCGTTACCGGGTTAACACATTTTGAAGCGAGCCATGACGGGCCGTATGGGAAAATCGTTTCTTCGTGGAAAAGAAAAGGGGACGCAGTTATTTATGACGTGACCATTCCCGCGAATAGTAGTTCGACAATTTCTTTTCCAATATCGGATACTCAGGCTGTTTATTATAAGGGTAAAAAGATCAGCCGGATTTATAAAACCGAATCTGGTAAATATCAGTTCGAAATCCGGTAA